A section of the Anabaena cylindrica PCC 7122 genome encodes:
- a CDS encoding DnaJ domain-containing protein, which yields MKPTSTIGATFITTGSLTGACLSSTVGGIGIAGSFGAVGIGATSVSAAGAVAGAAIYGAFKGITEGDTAVFGAMGIGAVGGVGFSSVVGGIGFVAPKIGLAFGIGSMPIAGIGAVVGLAAYGVAQLLDNSEFKETPMQVFERMEEKVLQMDYYTAALRELSGDDISQKFSALELDDELENLKNTQNTHSPKVEVTTVSLTNKLPQTWQCVKTLKGHSGAVNAVAIHPDGKTMISGSDDRQVNLWNLKPGKFLYTFSGQAEAVLSVAISPDGKQIISGSVDRKISSWQLNTKQYNRTFSYLNSPCSHNGFVNAVVYSPDDRIIISGSTDKTIRIWGRYTGNIKRTLNGHTDAVLAIAISPDSTTLVSGSADKTIRIWDLQTGQKRCILTQHLAAVNTLAITPNNQVLISGSTDTTIKLWTMKTGELIRTLTGHLKAVLSIAIHPDGNTLASSSKDGIIKIWNLQTGELLETFSGFSPLIFSSDGEILISGGKSGTIKIWRQVQSTKNLTENLSIIGEWWEILGVNTNTHPDDVKLAYRRLARLYHPDINNSESAKAAMQAVNQAYHNFQTLANVEK from the coding sequence ATGAAACCAACATCCACAATAGGTGCAACATTCATCACCACCGGAAGTTTAACTGGCGCGTGTCTATCATCTACCGTTGGTGGAATTGGGATAGCAGGTAGCTTTGGTGCTGTAGGAATAGGTGCAACTTCTGTTAGCGCTGCGGGTGCAGTTGCAGGTGCTGCTATATATGGCGCATTTAAAGGAATCACAGAAGGAGATACAGCAGTTTTTGGCGCAATGGGAATAGGTGCTGTTGGTGGTGTTGGTTTTTCTAGCGTCGTTGGTGGGATAGGATTCGTTGCACCGAAAATTGGTTTAGCTTTCGGTATTGGTAGTATGCCAATAGCAGGAATTGGTGCTGTAGTTGGACTAGCTGCTTATGGTGTCGCGCAATTGTTAGATAATTCTGAATTTAAAGAAACTCCCATGCAAGTTTTTGAACGCATGGAAGAAAAAGTTCTACAAATGGATTATTACACCGCCGCATTAAGAGAGTTATCAGGTGATGATATTAGTCAGAAATTTTCAGCTTTAGAACTTGATGATGAGTTAGAAAATCTCAAGAATACACAAAATACTCACTCCCCCAAAGTTGAAGTAACAACTGTATCACTTACTAACAAATTACCTCAAACTTGGCAATGTGTAAAAACACTCAAGGGACATTCTGGGGCTGTAAATGCAGTAGCTATTCATCCCGATGGAAAAACTATGATTAGTGGTAGCGATGACAGACAAGTTAATCTGTGGAATTTGAAACCCGGAAAATTTTTATATACATTTTCTGGACAAGCTGAAGCGGTTTTATCTGTGGCTATCAGTCCAGATGGTAAGCAAATCATTAGCGGTAGTGTAGATCGAAAAATTAGCAGTTGGCAATTGAACACAAAACAATATAACCGCACATTCTCTTATTTAAATTCTCCCTGTAGTCACAACGGTTTTGTTAATGCAGTTGTTTATAGTCCAGATGACAGAATTATTATTAGTGGAAGTACAGATAAAACTATTAGAATTTGGGGACGTTATACAGGAAACATCAAACGCACTTTAAATGGACACACAGATGCAGTTTTAGCAATTGCTATTAGCCCTGATAGTACAACTTTAGTTAGTGGTAGTGCAGATAAAACTATCAGAATCTGGGATTTACAAACTGGTCAAAAACGTTGTATTCTTACTCAACATTTAGCCGCAGTAAATACACTGGCTATCACTCCAAATAATCAAGTTTTAATTAGCGGAAGTACAGACACTACTATTAAACTTTGGACTATGAAAACAGGTGAATTAATCCGCACCTTAACGGGACACTTAAAGGCAGTTTTATCTATTGCTATTCATCCTGATGGTAATACTCTCGCTAGTAGCAGCAAAGATGGAATTATCAAAATTTGGAATCTACAAACTGGGGAATTATTAGAAACTTTTTCTGGTTTTAGTCCTTTAATTTTTAGTTCAGATGGTGAAATTTTGATTAGTGGTGGTAAAAGTGGGACGATCAAAATCTGGAGACAAGTCCAAAGCACTAAAAATTTAACTGAAAATTTATCTATAATTGGGGAATGGTGGGAAATATTAGGTGTAAATACAAACACCCATCCTGACGATGTGAAACTTGCCTACCGTCGATTAGCAAGATTGTATCATCCTGATATTAATAATTCAGAAAGTGCTAAAGCTGCAATGCAAGCTGTGAATCAGGCTTATCATAATTTTCAGACGTTAGCGAATGTTGAAAAATAA
- a CDS encoding glycoside hydrolase 100 family protein, with amino-acid sequence MQVNELSTTDNIENEAWQALENSILYYQGRPIGTLAAYDPSVEALNYDQCFVRDFVSSALIFLIKGRTDIVRNFLEETLKLQPKERALDAYKPGRGLIPASFKVISINGEEHLEADFGEHAIARVTPVDSCLWWLILLRAYVVATNDYALAYQPEFQTGIKLIMEICLANRFDMYPTLLVPDGACMIDRRMGIYGHPLEIQVLFFGALRVARELLICKGNQDIVAAIDNRLPLLCGHIRQHYWIDINRLNAIYRFKSEEYGKAAVNLFNIYVDSLPYYELDKWLPKKGGYFAGNVGPSQLDTRFFTLGNLMAIICDLSTEEQSQSIMALIEKRWDDLVGDMPMKICFPALEHEEYRVVTGCDPKNIPWSYHNAGSWPVLMWMLAAASMKTNKTGMARKAMEIAKARLSEDEWPEYYDGKKGRLIGKQARKYQTWTIAGYLLAKELMDNPQFLPLVSFDKLPPESISRACEFEVGNIDPYLSM; translated from the coding sequence ATGCAAGTAAATGAATTAAGTACAACTGACAATATAGAAAATGAGGCGTGGCAAGCTTTAGAGAATTCAATTCTCTATTATCAAGGTCGTCCTATTGGAACCTTAGCTGCCTATGATCCGTCTGTTGAAGCGTTAAATTATGACCAGTGCTTTGTTAGAGATTTTGTTTCTTCCGCCTTAATTTTTTTGATTAAAGGTAGAACAGATATTGTCAGAAATTTCCTAGAAGAAACCTTAAAGTTACAGCCTAAAGAAAGAGCATTAGACGCATATAAACCTGGTCGAGGTTTGATACCAGCAAGCTTCAAAGTTATTTCTATTAATGGTGAAGAACATTTAGAAGCTGATTTTGGAGAACACGCGATCGCTAGAGTCACACCTGTTGACTCTTGTTTGTGGTGGCTAATTTTACTGCGTGCTTACGTGGTTGCTACAAATGACTATGCTCTGGCTTATCAACCTGAATTCCAAACAGGTATCAAGTTAATCATGGAAATCTGTCTGGCTAATCGTTTTGATATGTATCCAACGCTGTTAGTTCCAGATGGAGCTTGCATGATTGATCGGCGCATGGGTATCTATGGTCATCCGCTAGAAATTCAAGTGCTATTTTTTGGTGCATTGCGCGTAGCGCGTGAGCTACTAATTTGTAAAGGTAATCAAGATATCGTCGCTGCAATTGATAACCGCTTACCTTTACTATGTGGACATATTCGTCAGCATTATTGGATAGATATTAATCGTCTCAATGCAATTTATCGCTTCAAAAGCGAAGAATATGGCAAAGCAGCGGTGAATCTATTTAACATTTATGTAGATTCTCTACCTTATTATGAATTAGATAAATGGCTACCTAAAAAAGGTGGTTATTTTGCCGGTAATGTTGGCCCATCTCAGTTAGATACTCGCTTCTTTACACTGGGAAATTTGATGGCGATTATTTGTGATCTTTCAACTGAAGAACAATCTCAATCAATTATGGCTCTAATTGAAAAAAGATGGGATGATTTAGTGGGAGATATGCCCATGAAAATCTGTTTCCCGGCTTTAGAACATGAAGAGTATAGAGTTGTAACAGGATGTGATCCTAAAAATATACCTTGGTCTTATCATAATGCTGGAAGTTGGCCTGTTTTGATGTGGATGTTAGCCGCAGCATCCATGAAGACCAATAAAACTGGTATGGCTAGAAAAGCAATGGAAATTGCCAAAGCTCGTTTGAGTGAAGATGAATGGCCAGAATATTACGATGGTAAGAAAGGGCGATTAATTGGTAAACAAGCCCGCAAATATCAAACCTGGACAATTGCAGGGTATTTATTGGCTAAAGAACTAATGGATAATCCTCAGTTTTTACCGTTAGTTAGTTTTGATAAATTACCTCCAGAATCAATTTCTAGAGCCTGTGAATTTGAAGTTGGTAATATTGACCCTTATCTGTCTATGTAA
- a CDS encoding hemolysin family protein — translation MSGLPQLIWTDVGLRLLSVLLLIAINAFFVMAEFSMVTVRRTRIHQLVQAGDIPAIAVEMLQRSIDRLLSTAQVGITLSSLALGWIGESTIVVLMEAWLKSWPLPIGLSNFLAHSLSVPITFFLIAYLQIVFGELFPKSVAMLYSEQLARFLGSSVKAIVRFFSPVIWILNQSTRYLLRLFGIQYTGQSWRPPVTPEELQLIISTERESTGLELSERELLNNVFEFGEITAEDVMIPRTNVIALPEDATFHTLLQEMISSGHCRFPIVGESLDDIRGIVYFQDLARPLATGKLALDTQILPWMRSPRFVPEQTLLSELLPMMQQEKPAMVIVVNEFGGTVGLVTIQDVIAEIIGNAGEQESNDYLLVQMSDPQTFLVQAQINLEELNEVLHLNLPLTREYQTLGGFLLYQLQKIPDKGETLFYENIEFTVMSVIGPRLNQIQIKFLEG, via the coding sequence GTGAGTGGTCTTCCTCAGTTAATTTGGACAGATGTAGGGTTGAGATTGTTGTCAGTGCTACTGCTGATAGCGATTAATGCTTTCTTTGTCATGGCGGAATTTTCGATGGTGACTGTACGGCGCACACGTATTCACCAATTAGTTCAGGCTGGGGACATTCCAGCGATCGCTGTCGAAATGCTACAACGTAGTATTGACAGGCTTTTATCTACGGCTCAGGTAGGTATTACCCTCTCTAGTTTGGCACTAGGTTGGATTGGAGAAAGTACGATTGTTGTATTGATGGAGGCATGGTTAAAATCCTGGCCTTTACCCATCGGTTTGAGTAACTTCCTAGCTCATTCTTTATCAGTTCCAATTACCTTCTTTTTGATTGCCTATTTGCAAATTGTGTTCGGGGAATTGTTTCCCAAATCGGTAGCTATGCTGTATTCAGAACAGCTGGCTAGGTTTTTGGGGTCTTCGGTCAAAGCGATAGTACGTTTTTTCAGCCCTGTAATTTGGATTCTCAACCAATCAACCCGCTATCTGTTGCGATTATTCGGCATTCAATATACAGGACAAAGCTGGAGACCACCAGTTACTCCTGAAGAATTGCAATTAATTATATCAACAGAACGAGAATCAACTGGTTTAGAGTTATCAGAGCGAGAATTGCTCAATAATGTTTTTGAGTTTGGAGAAATCACAGCGGAAGATGTGATGATTCCTCGTACCAACGTTATAGCCTTGCCAGAAGACGCAACTTTTCACACCCTACTCCAGGAAATGATATCTAGTGGTCATTGCCGCTTTCCCATTGTTGGCGAATCTCTAGATGACATTCGCGGTATTGTTTATTTTCAAGATTTAGCAAGACCATTAGCTACTGGAAAGCTGGCTTTAGATACACAAATTCTACCTTGGATGCGATCGCCCCGCTTTGTCCCAGAACAAACTTTGTTGAGCGAACTACTGCCCATGATGCAGCAAGAAAAACCAGCTATGGTAATTGTTGTTAATGAATTTGGCGGTACGGTAGGACTGGTGACAATTCAAGATGTCATTGCTGAAATTATTGGCAATGCAGGTGAACAGGAAAGTAACGATTACCTGTTAGTCCAAATGTCAGATCCGCAGACATTTTTAGTGCAAGCCCAGATCAACCTAGAAGAACTTAACGAAGTCTTACATCTCAATTTACCCTTAACGCGAGAATATCAGACCTTGGGTGGCTTTCTGCTCTATCAATTGCAAAAAATCCCCGATAAAGGCGAAACCCTCTTTTATGAAAATATCGAATTTACCGTCATGTCAGTTATCGGCCCACGCCTCAACCAAATTCAAATCAAATTTTTAGAAGGATAG